One Thomasclavelia spiroformis DSM 1552 DNA window includes the following coding sequences:
- a CDS encoding DUF1292 domain-containing protein, which produces MEANKIQVIDDQGNELEYEVLFTFNNDELNKQYVLYYDSSLEEPNVYASIYDDEGKLFPIETPEEWEMVEEVFQSFMAESEEGHECCGRHKDGGCCHENDEDHECCGGHHDDDHECCKKNGDHECCKDN; this is translated from the coding sequence ATGGAAGCAAATAAAATCCAAGTTATTGATGATCAAGGAAATGAATTAGAATATGAAGTGTTATTCACTTTTAATAATGATGAATTAAATAAACAATATGTTTTATATTATGATTCATCATTAGAAGAGCCAAATGTGTATGCATCAATTTATGATGATGAAGGAAAGCTATTTCCAATTGAAACTCCTGAAGAATGGGAAATGGTTGAAGAAGTTTTTCAAAGTTTTATGGCTGAAAGTGAAGAGGGTCATGAATGCTGTGGTAGACATAAAGACGGTGGATGTTGCCACGAAAATGATGAAGATCATGAATGTTGTGGAGGACATCATGATGATGATCACGAATGTTGCAAAAAAAATGGTGATCATGAATGTTGTAAAGATAATTAG
- a CDS encoding GNAT family N-acetyltransferase, with the protein MELIQYIQENNDKKIVDKIIALENTAWPQDKENNIFPSGLNTYLTSFILIENDIAICHVGIRKTILYHKEEKYLACGLSEVVTHPHYQKRGLASQIIKKAIEFIILQQADISIFTCTKEKVSFYTRLGWQVIPGACFIGGTTNKPFRSDDLNLVTMIMFISHKSKQHRKDFENTDIIFELKENQLW; encoded by the coding sequence ATGGAATTGATACAGTACATACAAGAAAATAATGATAAAAAAATTGTAGATAAAATTATTGCTCTAGAAAATACTGCGTGGCCTCAAGATAAAGAAAACAATATTTTTCCATCAGGATTAAACACGTATTTAACTTCATTTATTTTGATAGAAAATGATATTGCGATTTGTCATGTTGGAATAAGAAAAACTATTTTATATCATAAAGAAGAGAAATATTTAGCATGTGGATTGAGTGAAGTTGTAACCCATCCTCATTATCAAAAAAGAGGTTTAGCATCTCAAATAATCAAAAAAGCGATAGAATTTATTATTTTACAACAAGCTGATATTAGTATTTTTACTTGTACTAAAGAAAAAGTTTCTTTTTATACAAGACTGGGATGGCAAGTAATTCCAGGCGCTTGTTTTATAGGTGGAACAACAAACAAACCATTTCGTAGTGATGATTTAAATCTTGTAACTATGATAATGTTTATTTCTCATAAAAGTAAACAGCATAGAAAAGATTTTGAAAATACAGATATTATTTTCGAATTAAAAGAAAATCAGCTTTGGTAA
- a CDS encoding flavodoxin domain-containing protein, with product MKSLIIYGSQYGTTKCYAKKLAEITKIPIISYEDIKDLTNYNLIIHFGGLYAGGVKGLKNTVKALKKDVKIIIVTVGLADVYDQENIDNIRRSISKQVPQNILSNATIFHLRGGIDYKKLNLKHRTMMALLYNKVKHLPENKKTAEIKAMIETYNQKVYFIDYDALNQ from the coding sequence ATGAAAAGTCTAATTATATACGGTAGTCAATATGGAACAACAAAATGTTATGCTAAAAAACTTGCGGAAATAACAAAAATACCGATTATTAGTTACGAAGATATTAAAGATTTAACGAATTATAATTTAATAATTCATTTTGGTGGATTGTATGCAGGAGGTGTAAAAGGGCTAAAAAATACTGTTAAAGCGTTGAAAAAAGATGTAAAAATTATTATTGTTACAGTAGGATTAGCTGATGTATATGATCAAGAAAATATTGATAATATTAGAAGGTCTATAAGTAAACAAGTTCCTCAAAATATCTTAAGTAATGCGACTATTTTTCATTTAAGAGGCGGAATAGATTATAAAAAGTTAAATTTAAAACATCGAACAATGATGGCACTTTTGTATAATAAAGTAAAACATCTTCCAGAAAATAAAAAAACAGCTGAGATAAAAGCAATGATAGAAACATATAATCAAAAAGTTTATTTTATTGATTACGATGCATTAAATCAATAA
- a CDS encoding IreB family regulatory phosphoprotein, whose protein sequence is MHDLTKTKVFSSEDMRREMIRSNLQTVIDALNERGYNAVHQIAGYLISNDPAYISSHKNARNIIQQVERDEIIEELVKSYLEK, encoded by the coding sequence ATGCATGATTTAACAAAGACAAAAGTATTTAGTTCTGAAGATATGCGTCGAGAAATGATTCGTAGTAATCTTCAAACTGTAATAGATGCTTTAAATGAAAGAGGGTATAATGCAGTACATCAGATTGCAGGTTATTTAATCTCTAATGATCCTGCATATATTTCTAGTCATAAGAATGCTAGAAACATAATTCAACAAGTTGAACGTGATGAAATTATTGAAGAGCTAGTCAAATCATATTTGGAGAAATAG
- a CDS encoding GNAT family N-acetyltransferase: MPKKEIYVFENDDTNQINDFIGLMDNYIVGIFVNKNAQSRGIGKTIIRLCQKIKVTLSLKVYQKINGLYLFIKESNL, translated from the coding sequence TTGCCAAAAAAAGAAATATATGTATTTGAAAATGATGATACTAATCAAATAAATGATTTTATTGGATTAATGGATAATTATATTGTAGGGATTTTCGTAAATAAAAATGCTCAATCAAGAGGGATTGGAAAAACAATTATTAGATTATGTCAAAAAATCAAAGTAACTTTAAGTTTAAAGGTATATCAAAAAATAAATGGGCTATATCTTTTTATCAAAGAGAGCAATTTGTGA
- a CDS encoding SAP domain-containing protein produces the protein MNERPDFNKIESYNEFIKYYWYRDELKKICKSLGVASNGTKQDINYYIEQYFNGNIIKDKKYKASKVKDSSISLDSKLLECDFCFNQKFREYFSKLTNITNFKFNANMATTWRMVKKNNDKNFTIQDMLDVYYGKKEYARYDNSSCQWNKFFKDFCADKRNSIYSNKMKVASILWNEVRNSTKEKVYTEELIKEYADKIKNYQQ, from the coding sequence ATGAATGAACGACCTGATTTTAATAAAATTGAATCATATAATGAATTTATAAAATATTATTGGTATCGAGATGAATTAAAAAAGATATGTAAAAGTTTAGGTGTTGCTAGTAATGGCACAAAACAAGATATTAATTATTATATTGAACAATATTTTAATGGAAATATAATCAAAGATAAAAAATATAAAGCAAGTAAAGTTAAAGATTCTTCTATAAGTTTAGATTCTAAATTATTAGAATGTGATTTTTGTTTCAATCAAAAATTTAGAGAATATTTTTCAAAGTTGACAAATATAACTAATTTTAAATTTAATGCTAATATGGCTACTACTTGGAGAATGGTAAAAAAGAATAACGATAAAAATTTTACGATACAAGATATGCTTGATGTTTATTATGGTAAAAAAGAATATGCAAGATATGATAACTCATCTTGTCAGTGGAATAAATTTTTTAAAGATTTTTGTGCTGATAAAAGAAATTCTATATATTCAAATAAAATGAAAGTTGCTTCAATTTTATGGAATGAAGTTCGTAATTCAACAAAAGAAAAAGTTTATACAGAAGAACTAATAAAAGAATATGCAGACAAAATCAAAAACTATCAGCAATAG
- a CDS encoding glycoside hydrolase family 3 N-terminal domain-containing protein, producing the protein MKLGKKIVSLMIVLVMIATTIFGINISNAVALTNEQKAQELVSKMTLEEKIGQKIMLSFRSGWTMKDGTKISSVQNINDEIYEIIGKYDIGSVILFAANFASDASINVELTDGLQKAAMDQNLGKNSIPLIIGTDQEGGIVYRLTGGTALPGNMAVGATNDPEYAYKAGKIIGSELSSVGVNTNFAPDADVNNNPNNPVIGLRSFSSDPQLAAKFTTAYIEGVQSQNIATSAKHFPGHGNVATDSHTGLPSIDATKDELYQTELVPFKAAIAAGTDMIMTAHIQFPNVVKEEIYSAKKDEYMLPPATLSREILTDLLRDELKFDGVIVTDSMTMNGVANYFDVNERNLLAVKAGVDILDIPFNDISSWADMETKLIPLIDAFVDAYTKEDGYNGIKLSIEELDKSVERILTLKYNRNIMELVNDNTSLQDKKAKALEVVGSVENRETERLISAKGVTVVKNENDVLPLKLTSNSKVLFATTYSRNNNRFVLAWERAKQAGIIPEGADYKILQHYNWTGLDDKVNSAINSDGSNFQGTNRDLLDWCDVLVHSSEISSASGIDGYLVACPQLFTNYCKSLGKQTVVISLNHPYDVQAFPDADGILAVYGTTSLGLDITESFGGGTVGATAAFSPNLTAGTEVVLGTFGASGKLPVDIPKYVPGSKVYSTDEIVYELGYGIEYEALAKDPDKTALVEAINKVETLNKNNYTEESWQSAKNELETLNDVLKVAKNANLTHKLAQAKVDENTQELKNQYDKVLELLVPVSVDKTALKIAVDMANLITDEELENVVPVVVNEFIVARNEANDIYNNASALQVEVNNAFDRLASIMQKLEFYKGDKTALQAFVDKVDEIDSSNYIPTTWTVFETELNEAKDVLANENAMQEEINNAYNELVTAFLNLRLKPDKTGLGQLIEEAETKQESNYTPDSWNTLQEALNYAKEVYNDENATQEEVDNAVTKLQDALDNLVSVVDKSALQAMVDKVNGLDSKLYTEASWNNLAEPMTNAQTVLDNLDATQVGVNAAYEALIKAYLNLRLIPNKDLLEELINQAEMLNVANYTKTSYSVLKDALNEAKLVLDNPNASQVEVDATKDVLAKAIAGLQIVDNIVSTPVNNGDTTSVKTRDNNLAEIFAGLGLLSMAGYIVFRKKKMIK; encoded by the coding sequence ATGAAATTAGGGAAGAAAATTGTTTCTTTGATGATAGTTTTAGTGATGATTGCTACAACTATATTTGGGATAAATATTTCTAATGCTGTGGCTTTAACTAATGAACAAAAAGCTCAAGAATTAGTTTCAAAAATGACATTAGAAGAAAAGATAGGTCAAAAAATCATGCTTTCATTTAGAAGTGGGTGGACAATGAAAGATGGTACAAAAATTTCATCTGTACAAAATATTAATGATGAAATTTATGAAATTATTGGAAAATATGATATTGGTAGTGTTATTTTATTTGCTGCAAATTTTGCATCTGATGCTAGTATTAATGTTGAATTAACAGATGGATTACAAAAAGCAGCAATGGATCAAAATTTAGGAAAGAACAGTATTCCTTTAATAATTGGAACTGATCAAGAAGGGGGAATAGTTTATCGATTAACTGGAGGAACTGCCTTGCCAGGGAATATGGCTGTAGGAGCTACAAATGATCCTGAATATGCTTATAAGGCTGGTAAAATTATTGGTAGTGAATTGAGTTCAGTAGGTGTAAATACAAATTTTGCTCCTGATGCAGATGTTAATAATAATCCTAATAATCCAGTTATTGGGTTGCGTTCGTTTAGTAGTGATCCACAATTGGCAGCAAAATTTACTACAGCTTATATTGAAGGGGTTCAAAGTCAAAACATAGCTACTTCAGCTAAACATTTTCCAGGGCATGGAAATGTTGCAACTGATTCACACACAGGATTACCTTCAATTGATGCTACTAAGGATGAGTTATATCAAACAGAATTAGTACCATTTAAAGCTGCAATTGCTGCAGGAACTGATATGATTATGACAGCACATATTCAATTTCCAAATGTAGTAAAAGAAGAAATCTATTCAGCAAAAAAAGATGAATATATGTTACCACCTGCTACTTTATCAAGAGAAATTTTAACTGATCTTTTAAGAGATGAGTTGAAATTTGATGGTGTGATTGTAACTGATTCAATGACTATGAATGGTGTTGCTAATTATTTTGATGTAAATGAACGTAATTTGCTAGCAGTCAAAGCAGGAGTTGATATTTTAGATATTCCATTTAATGATATATCTTCATGGGCTGATATGGAAACTAAACTAATTCCGTTAATTGATGCATTTGTTGATGCCTATACTAAAGAAGATGGTTATAATGGAATAAAATTATCTATTGAGGAATTAGATAAGTCTGTTGAAAGAATTTTAACATTAAAATATAATCGTAATATCATGGAATTAGTTAATGATAATACGAGTTTACAAGATAAAAAAGCAAAAGCTTTAGAGGTAGTAGGGTCAGTTGAAAATCGTGAAACAGAAAGATTGATTTCAGCAAAAGGAGTTACTGTTGTTAAAAATGAAAATGATGTTTTACCATTGAAATTAACTAGTAATTCTAAAGTATTATTTGCAACTACATATTCTAGAAATAATAATCGATTTGTTTTAGCGTGGGAAAGAGCAAAACAAGCTGGAATTATTCCAGAAGGTGCAGACTATAAAATTTTACAACACTATAATTGGACTGGATTAGATGATAAAGTCAACAGTGCAATTAATTCAGATGGTTCAAATTTCCAAGGAACAAATCGTGATTTATTAGATTGGTGTGATGTATTAGTACATTCTTCAGAAATATCTAGTGCCTCAGGAATAGATGGTTATCTTGTTGCATGTCCACAATTATTTACTAATTATTGTAAGAGTTTAGGAAAACAAACAGTTGTAATTTCTTTAAATCATCCTTATGATGTCCAAGCATTTCCTGATGCTGATGGAATTTTAGCTGTATATGGAACAACTAGTCTTGGTTTGGATATAACTGAATCTTTTGGAGGAGGAACAGTAGGAGCGACTGCTGCATTTAGTCCAAATCTTACTGCTGGAACTGAAGTAGTTTTAGGTACATTTGGAGCTTCTGGAAAGTTACCGGTTGATATACCTAAATATGTTCCAGGATCAAAAGTATATTCAACAGATGAAATTGTTTATGAACTAGGTTATGGTATTGAATATGAAGCATTAGCTAAAGATCCTGATAAAACTGCTTTAGTAGAAGCAATCAATAAAGTTGAGACATTAAATAAAAATAATTATACTGAAGAATCATGGCAAAGTGCTAAAAATGAATTAGAAACATTAAATGATGTTTTAAAAGTTGCTAAAAATGCTAATTTAACTCATAAATTAGCGCAAGCAAAAGTTGATGAAAATACACAAGAACTAAAAAATCAATATGATAAAGTTTTAGAATTATTAGTACCTGTTAGTGTTGATAAAACAGCATTAAAGATAGCAGTTGATATGGCTAATTTAATTACAGATGAGGAATTAGAAAATGTTGTACCAGTAGTAGTTAATGAATTCATTGTGGCAAGAAATGAAGCTAATGATATTTATAATAATGCAAGTGCTTTACAAGTTGAAGTAAATAATGCATTTGACAGACTTGCTAGTATCATGCAAAAATTAGAATTTTACAAAGGAGATAAAACAGCATTACAGGCATTTGTTGATAAAGTTGATGAAATAGATTCAAGTAACTATATTCCAACTACATGGACGGTTTTTGAAACAGAATTAAATGAAGCAAAAGATGTATTAGCTAATGAAAATGCCATGCAAGAAGAAATAAATAATGCATATAATGAATTAGTAACAGCATTCTTGAACTTAAGATTAAAACCTGATAAAACAGGATTAGGACAATTAATTGAAGAAGCTGAAACTAAACAAGAAAGTAATTATACACCTGATTCTTGGAATACTTTACAAGAAGCATTAAACTATGCAAAAGAAGTTTATAATGATGAAAATGCAACACAAGAAGAGGTAGATAATGCAGTAACTAAATTACAAGATGCACTTGATAATTTGGTGAGTGTAGTAGATAAAAGTGCATTACAAGCAATGGTTGATAAAGTTAATGGATTAGACAGTAAATTATATACAGAAGCATCATGGAATAATTTAGCTGAACCAATGACTAATGCTCAAACAGTATTAGATAATCTAGATGCAACACAAGTTGGGGTAAATGCAGCTTATGAAGCATTAATAAAAGCATATTTAAACTTAAGATTAATTCCAAATAAAGATTTATTAGAAGAACTAATCAATCAAGCAGAAATGTTAAATGTTGCTAATTATACAAAAACATCATACAGTGTATTAAAAGATGCATTAAATGAAGCAAAATTAGTATTAGATAATCCAAATGCATCACAAGTTGAAGTAGATGCAACAAAAGATGTTCTTGCAAAAGCAATCGCAGGATTACAAATAGTAGACAACATAGTAAGTACACCAGTAAATAATGGTGATACCACAAGTGTAAAAACTCGAGATAATAATTTAGCTGAAATATTTGCAGGACTAGGATTATTAAGTATGGCTGGATATATTGTATTTAGAAAAAAGAAAATGATTAAATAG
- a CDS encoding DUF5710 domain-containing protein — protein MLILNVPYNEKDDAKSLGARWNPIIKKWYVKDKKDYHKFIHWIEPYGNIVIIDELYLIEGVKKCFRCGKDTRVIGFGIDKHLSIDGLFEIENNNYDDNEIKEILYDKMLEINQDDIHIVGPIYPIPEPLMEYIQNKYNYKLRYSKTTHISSICNCCDNCDVLQGDFFLFSEVDSPFFIHSQEDVKKLKIYKIKLEQDLIVNADDGWASFDEMFKKYGKIIPLDIKI, from the coding sequence ATGCTTATATTAAATGTGCCCTATAATGAAAAAGATGATGCAAAATCTTTAGGAGCAAGATGGAATCCTATAATAAAAAAATGGTATGTAAAAGATAAAAAGGATTATCATAAATTTATCCATTGGATAGAACCGTATGGTAATATAGTGATTATTGATGAATTATATCTTATTGAAGGAGTTAAAAAGTGTTTTAGATGTGGTAAGGATACAAGAGTTATTGGTTTTGGAATTGATAAACACTTATCGATAGATGGATTGTTTGAAATAGAAAATAATAATTATGATGATAATGAAATTAAAGAAATATTATATGATAAAATGCTTGAAATAAATCAAGATGATATTCATATAGTTGGACCGATATATCCAATACCAGAGCCATTAATGGAATATATTCAAAATAAATATAATTACAAATTGAGATACTCTAAAACTACTCATATAAGTAGTATTTGCAATTGTTGTGATAATTGTGATGTTTTACAAGGAGATTTTTTTCTTTTTAGTGAAGTAGATAGTCCATTTTTTATCCATTCTCAAGAAGATGTAAAAAAATTAAAAATTTATAAAATAAAACTAGAGCAGGATTTAATAGTAAATGCGGATGATGGCTGGGCATCATTTGATGAAATGTTTAAAAAATATGGAAAAATTATTCCATTGGATATAAAAATATAA
- a CDS encoding methylated-DNA--[protein]-cysteine S-methyltransferase: MNYKKTYISPLGIIYMRSDGEYLTGLWFEKSRDDLKHQGDFEEKDLSIFNETSNWLDIYFSGKEPDFIPKYKIENLTPFRKMVIDIMNKIPYGKVVTYNDIAKEIAKIKGLNKMSAQAVGGAVGWNPICIIIPCHRVVGSNGSLTGYGGGIKNKIKLLELEKNDMTKFIIPTKGTAL, from the coding sequence ATGAACTATAAAAAAACATATATTTCACCACTGGGAATAATTTATATGCGAAGTGATGGAGAATATTTGACAGGATTATGGTTTGAAAAATCTAGAGATGATTTAAAACATCAGGGAGATTTCGAGGAAAAGGATTTATCAATATTTAATGAAACAAGTAATTGGTTAGATATTTATTTTAGTGGTAAAGAGCCTGATTTTATTCCAAAATATAAGATTGAAAATTTAACACCATTTAGAAAAATGGTTATAGATATTATGAATAAAATTCCATATGGGAAAGTAGTTACATATAATGATATTGCTAAAGAAATTGCAAAAATAAAAGGTCTTAATAAAATGTCTGCTCAGGCAGTTGGAGGGGCAGTTGGTTGGAATCCTATTTGTATTATTATTCCATGTCATAGAGTTGTTGGAAGTAATGGAAGTTTGACAGGTTATGGTGGTGGGATTAAAAATAAGATAAAATTATTAGAACTTGAAAAGAATGATATGACTAAATTTATTATTCCTACAAAAGGGACTGCTTTATAA
- the ruvX gene encoding Holliday junction resolvase RuvX yields MEKILGLDLGSRTCGIAMSDALGMLAHGLETYRFNDGNYKQAANYVVEIINKNQIKTVVLGLPKHMNGDLGERAQISIMFKEMLEKKVAGLNVVLVDERLTTKVAQDRLIFADVSRKKRKQVIDKMAAVAILQGYLDAN; encoded by the coding sequence ATGGAAAAAATATTAGGACTAGATTTAGGTTCAAGAACTTGTGGTATTGCCATGAGTGATGCACTTGGTATGCTTGCTCATGGCTTAGAAACATACCGTTTTAATGATGGTAATTATAAACAAGCTGCAAATTATGTTGTTGAAATAATTAATAAAAACCAAATTAAAACAGTTGTATTAGGTTTGCCTAAACATATGAATGGCGATTTAGGTGAAAGAGCACAAATTTCGATTATGTTTAAGGAAATGTTAGAAAAAAAAGTTGCAGGATTAAATGTCGTGTTGGTTGATGAGCGTTTGACAACAAAGGTTGCACAAGATCGATTGATTTTTGCTGATGTTTCGAGAAAAAAACGCAAACAAGTAATTGATAAAATGGCAGCTGTTGCAATATTGCAAGGTTATTTAGATGCTAATTAG
- the alaS gene encoding alanine--tRNA ligase, which yields MKQLTGNQVRKMFLDFFESKGHKVEPSHSLIPNDDPTLLWINAGVAALKKYFDGTIKPENPRITNAQKSIRTNDIENVGKTARHHTFFEMLGNFSIGDYFKKEAIDFAWELLTDEKWFAFDKDKLYITVHDHDEEAYNYWVDVIGVEPSHMLKTPGNFWEIGEGPCGPDSEIFYDRGEKYDPEGLGLKLFYEELENDRYIEIWNLVFSQYNSQEGVDRNDYEELPQKNIDTGMGLERITSIIQDGETNFDTDFFLPIIHEAEKLANVSYQENKMAYRVIADHIRTVTFALADGALFDNAGRGYVLRRILRRAVRYGKQIGIEKAFMYNLVGVVSEIMKEFYDYLPEKVSYISDLVKKEEEAFHKTLSNGEKLLSGLIKKNSDGIISGKDAFKLYDTYGFPFELTLEIAQESNLKVDEEGFKEELKLQQMRSRGARVDNESMTSQKPDLMAFDLPSSFEYDPTNIRGVVIGLFKDGVKTDQLNDYGEIVFDVTTFYAEMGGQCADTGIVYNDECKAKVVNVLKAPNQQHLHFVELESGSIKVGDVLTLEIDKEKRGKITANHTATHILQAALKEVIGSHINQAGSYVDDNRLRFDFTHFEKITNEQLKAVEQKVNDVIFKGIDVEIANMSKEEALASGAMALFDEKYGDTVRVVSVGNYSKELCGGCHVTNSSNIGLFKIETEESVGSGIRRIEAVTGKIAYEALVLEKETVDTISSILKLKNRKEVVNKVTSLTEELNAVKKEVEALNSKLNALNAANRMNDIQDINGVKVLFVEEDMESNKAKQLAFDLRDKIDSGIVILVSKFEEKCSYFVGVSKDYVASGIKAGDVVKKINAIVDGRGGGKPDFAQGGCPVNEKIDTIKDELKNFF from the coding sequence ATGAAGCAATTAACTGGAAATCAAGTAAGAAAAATGTTTTTGGATTTTTTTGAAAGTAAGGGACATAAAGTAGAACCTAGTCATTCATTAATTCCTAATGATGATCCAACCTTACTATGGATCAATGCTGGAGTAGCAGCATTAAAAAAATATTTTGATGGAACAATCAAACCTGAAAATCCACGTATTACTAATGCACAAAAATCAATTCGTACAAATGATATTGAAAACGTTGGAAAGACAGCTAGACATCATACTTTTTTTGAAATGTTAGGTAACTTTTCAATTGGAGATTATTTCAAAAAAGAAGCAATTGATTTTGCTTGGGAATTATTAACAGATGAAAAATGGTTTGCATTTGATAAAGATAAATTATATATTACTGTTCATGATCATGATGAAGAAGCTTATAATTATTGGGTTGATGTAATTGGAGTAGAGCCAAGTCATATGTTAAAAACACCAGGTAATTTCTGGGAAATTGGAGAAGGTCCATGTGGACCAGATTCAGAAATTTTCTATGATCGTGGTGAAAAATATGATCCCGAAGGATTGGGTTTAAAGTTATTTTATGAAGAATTAGAAAATGATCGTTATATCGAAATTTGGAATTTAGTATTTTCACAATACAATTCTCAAGAAGGTGTCGATCGTAATGATTATGAAGAATTGCCACAAAAAAATATTGATACTGGAATGGGATTAGAAAGAATTACTAGTATTATTCAAGATGGTGAAACAAATTTCGATACAGATTTCTTTTTACCAATTATTCATGAAGCTGAAAAGCTTGCAAATGTAAGTTATCAAGAAAATAAAATGGCATATCGTGTTATTGCTGATCATATCCGTACAGTTACTTTTGCCTTGGCTGATGGGGCATTATTTGATAATGCTGGACGTGGTTATGTATTAAGAAGAATTTTAAGAAGAGCGGTTCGTTATGGTAAACAAATCGGAATTGAAAAAGCTTTTATGTATAATTTAGTTGGTGTAGTAAGTGAAATTATGAAAGAATTTTATGATTACTTACCTGAAAAAGTTAGTTATATTAGTGATTTGGTTAAAAAAGAAGAAGAGGCTTTTCATAAAACATTATCAAATGGAGAAAAGTTATTAAGTGGATTAATTAAAAAGAATAGTGATGGAATTATTAGTGGTAAAGATGCTTTTAAACTATATGATACTTATGGTTTCCCATTTGAACTTACATTAGAAATTGCTCAAGAATCTAATTTGAAAGTTGATGAAGAAGGGTTTAAAGAAGAACTTAAATTGCAACAAATGCGTTCACGTGGAGCAAGAGTTGATAATGAATCAATGACAAGTCAAAAACCAGATTTAATGGCTTTTGATTTACCATCATCATTTGAATATGATCCTACTAATATTAGAGGAGTTGTAATTGGATTATTTAAGGATGGTGTTAAAACAGATCAATTAAATGATTATGGTGAAATTGTCTTTGATGTAACAACTTTCTATGCTGAAATGGGTGGACAATGTGCTGATACCGGAATTGTTTATAACGATGAATGTAAAGCTAAGGTTGTAAATGTATTAAAAGCACCAAATCAACAACATTTACACTTTGTAGAACTTGAAAGCGGAAGTATTAAAGTTGGTGATGTTTTAACTTTAGAAATCGATAAAGAAAAACGTGGTAAAATTACCGCAAATCATACAGCAACACATATTTTACAAGCTGCTTTAAAAGAAGTAATTGGAAGTCATATTAATCAAGCTGGTTCATATGTTGATGATAATCGTTTAAGATTTGACTTTACTCATTTTGAAAAAATCACTAATGAACAGTTAAAAGCAGTAGAACAAAAAGTTAATGATGTTATCTTTAAAGGAATTGATGTTGAAATTGCTAATATGAGTAAAGAAGAAGCATTAGCTAGTGGAGCAATGGCTTTATTTGATGAAAAATATGGTGATACTGTAAGAGTAGTTTCTGTAGGTAATTATTCAAAAGAGTTATGTGGTGGATGTCATGTAACTAATAGTTCAAATATCGGATTATTTAAAATTGAAACTGAAGAAAGTGTTGGTAGTGGAATTAGAAGAATTGAAGCAGTTACTGGTAAGATAGCTTATGAAGCATTAGTATTAGAAAAAGAAACAGTTGATACAATTAGTTCAATTTTAAAATTAAAAAATCGTAAGGAAGTAGTTAATAAAGTTACGAGTTTAACAGAAGAATTAAATGCTGTTAAAAAAGAAGTAGAAGCATTGAATTCAAAATTAAATGCTTTAAATGCAGCTAATAGAATGAATGATATTCAAGATATTAATGGTGTAAAAGTATTATTTGTTGAAGAAGATATGGAAAGTAATAAAGCAAAACAATTAGCATTTGATCTTAGAGATAAAATTGATTCAGGAATCGTTATTTTAGTATCTAAATTTGAAGAAAAATGTTCATATTTTGTTGGTGTAAGTAAAGACTATGTTGCAAGTGGAATTAAAGCTGGCGATGTTGTTAAAAAGATAAATGCTATTGTTGATGGTCGTGGTGGTGGAAAACCTGATTTTGCACAAGGTGGTTGTCCAGTTAATGAAAAGATAGATACGATCAAAGATGAACTTAAAAACTTCTTTTAA